Proteins encoded by one window of Porphyromonas vaginalis:
- the pta gene encoding phosphate acetyltransferase produces the protein MELLQKNVQRAKANKQRIVLPEGLEPRTLQAADRIIADGIAHIILLGNPAEIQAKAAELGLKHIDQAEIIDPQNHARREAYRDLLMELRKAKGMTREQADELVVNPLYLACLMIKSGDADGEVAGAHNTTGNVLRPALQLIKTRPGLKVVSGAFLIFSPLKEYGEDGFFIFADCAVTPNPDSNELAQIAIASADTARSIGDMEPRIALLSYSTKGSAKSEMIDKVTEAYKIAKEMAPDLLIDGELQADAAIVSKIAELKAPESPVAGKANVLVFPNLEVGNVAYKLVERLGRATAVGPILQGMAAPVNDLSRGCSVDDVYNVITITCNQAIAAKK, from the coding sequence ATGGAACTACTTCAAAAGAACGTACAGCGCGCTAAGGCTAACAAGCAGCGCATTGTACTCCCCGAGGGTCTCGAGCCTCGCACCCTCCAAGCTGCTGATCGCATCATCGCTGACGGCATCGCTCACATCATCCTCCTAGGCAACCCCGCCGAGATCCAGGCTAAGGCTGCTGAGCTAGGACTTAAGCACATTGACCAGGCTGAGATCATCGACCCACAAAACCACGCACGCCGTGAGGCTTATCGTGACCTCCTGATGGAGCTACGCAAAGCTAAGGGCATGACCCGTGAGCAGGCTGACGAGCTAGTGGTCAATCCGCTTTACCTTGCCTGCCTAATGATCAAGTCTGGCGATGCTGATGGTGAGGTAGCTGGTGCACACAACACGACGGGCAACGTGCTCCGCCCCGCACTCCAGCTCATCAAGACACGCCCAGGACTCAAGGTGGTCAGTGGCGCATTCCTCATCTTCTCTCCGCTCAAGGAGTATGGCGAGGACGGCTTCTTCATCTTTGCAGACTGCGCCGTCACGCCCAATCCTGACAGCAACGAGCTCGCACAGATCGCTATCGCTTCTGCTGACACGGCTCGTAGCATCGGCGACATGGAGCCACGCATTGCCCTCCTGAGCTACTCTACAAAGGGCTCTGCCAAGAGCGAGATGATTGACAAGGTTACGGAGGCTTACAAGATTGCTAAGGAGATGGCTCCTGACCTGCTCATCGATGGTGAGCTACAGGCAGACGCAGCCATCGTGAGCAAGATCGCTGAGCTCAAGGCTCCTGAGAGCCCCGTGGCTGGTAAGGCAAACGTCCTCGTCTTCCCGAACCTAGAGGTGGGCAATGTCGCTTACAAGCTCGTCGAGCGCCTCGGTCGTGCTACCGCTGTCGGTCCTATCCTACAGGGTATGGCTGCTCCAGTCAATGACCTTAGCCGTGGCTGCTCTGTAGACGATGTCTACAACGTGATCACGATCACTTGCAACCAGGCTATCGCAGCTAAGAAGTAA
- a CDS encoding acetate/propionate family kinase, with translation MIVLVLNCGSSSVKYSLYDMPEARILASGGIEKLGLPDSFIKFKTTDGKKVQIDRPLPEHTVAVEFILEILTKSEYAVLDSVDQIEAVGHRLVHGGEAINKSVLINDEVIEQVKRVSDLAPLHNPPSLKGIDAITKLLPKVQQVAVFDTAFHQTMPAYTYMYALPYEYYEKYGVRRYGFHGTSHRYISHRACEILGKDFDKTRIITCHIGNGASIAAVCNGKVLDTSMGLTPTDGLMMGTRCGSIDPGIVPFIMEHEKMTPSDFSTMVNKKSGVLGISGVSSDMRDVEQASEAGNERAKLALEMYRYRIKKYIGAYAAAMGGVDVIVFTGGVGENDQTTRESVVSGLEFMGVEFDSAVNRSSRGEEKVLSKPSSRVTVICVPTDEELMIARDTMDLVK, from the coding sequence ATGATCGTACTAGTCCTTAACTGTGGCAGCTCGTCTGTCAAGTATTCACTATATGATATGCCTGAGGCTCGTATTCTCGCTTCAGGTGGTATTGAGAAGCTCGGCCTGCCCGACTCTTTCATCAAGTTTAAGACGACCGACGGCAAGAAGGTGCAGATAGACCGTCCGCTACCTGAGCACACGGTGGCTGTCGAGTTTATCCTCGAGATCCTGACGAAGTCTGAGTACGCTGTCCTAGACAGTGTCGACCAGATCGAGGCTGTGGGTCACCGTCTCGTACATGGTGGTGAGGCGATCAATAAGAGCGTCCTCATCAATGACGAGGTGATCGAGCAGGTGAAGCGTGTCTCTGACCTCGCTCCTCTACACAACCCACCCTCACTGAAGGGTATCGACGCTATCACGAAGCTCCTCCCGAAGGTGCAGCAGGTAGCTGTCTTCGACACCGCCTTCCACCAGACGATGCCCGCATACACCTATATGTATGCGCTACCCTACGAGTACTATGAGAAGTACGGGGTACGTCGTTACGGTTTCCACGGCACGAGCCACCGCTACATCAGCCATCGTGCTTGCGAGATTCTTGGCAAGGACTTTGACAAGACACGCATCATCACCTGCCATATCGGCAATGGTGCTTCGATCGCAGCCGTATGCAATGGTAAGGTCCTCGACACCTCTATGGGCTTGACCCCTACGGATGGTCTGATGATGGGCACTCGCTGCGGAAGCATCGACCCAGGTATCGTACCCTTTATCATGGAGCATGAGAAGATGACCCCGAGCGACTTCTCGACGATGGTCAATAAGAAGAGCGGTGTACTCGGCATCAGCGGTGTCTCATCCGATATGCGTGACGTAGAGCAGGCATCCGAGGCTGGCAACGAGCGCGCTAAGCTTGCGCTCGAGATGTATCGCTACCGTATCAAGAAGTACATCGGAGCCTACGCAGCAGCTATGGGTGGTGTCGATGTCATCGTCTTCACGGGCGGTGTCGGCGAGAACGACCAGACGACTCGTGAGTCAGTAGTCTCTGGACTAGAGTTTATGGGCGTTGAGTTTGACTCAGCAGTCAATCGCTCTAGCCGTGGCGAAGAGAAGGTACTCTCTAAGCCCTCTAGCCGTGTGACCGTCATCTGCGTCCCGACCGACGAGGAGCTGATGATAGCACGCGACACGATGGATCTCGTCAAGTAA
- a CDS encoding DUF2284 domain-containing protein, with product MGSIAEPTYHIEGTLRQLPLADYMAEYFDPDRFFALCEHCPTYLTNWSCPPFTFDVREALGSYRYAHILVHRVTPDEQSWAACLPDEVGDYCFRLMGAVRDRIDPLLYQLERQHAGSRLFTAGRCRLCQPQACTRSAGDPCRHPDQMRSSLESWGFDLSGTTERLAGIPMVWGQEGHPPRYLTMVSALLSADPIPAESFERLVVRY from the coding sequence ATGGGTAGCATCGCTGAGCCAACTTATCACATCGAGGGGACGCTCCGTCAGCTGCCTCTAGCGGACTATATGGCGGAGTACTTCGACCCAGATCGCTTCTTCGCTCTGTGCGAGCATTGTCCCACTTACTTGACCAATTGGTCTTGCCCGCCCTTTACCTTTGATGTACGTGAGGCTCTGGGGAGCTACCGCTATGCGCATATCCTCGTGCATCGTGTCACGCCCGACGAACAGTCGTGGGCGGCGTGTCTGCCTGACGAGGTGGGGGACTACTGCTTTCGCCTGATGGGTGCCGTGCGGGATCGGATTGATCCGCTCCTCTATCAGCTAGAGCGACAGCATGCGGGGAGTCGGCTCTTTACGGCTGGTCGCTGTCGGCTCTGCCAGCCACAAGCCTGTACACGCAGTGCTGGCGATCCTTGCCGTCATCCCGACCAGATGCGCTCGTCGCTCGAGTCGTGGGGCTTCGACCTGAGTGGTACCACAGAGCGACTGGCTGGCATCCCGATGGTGTGGGGCCAGGAGGGGCATCCGCCACGCTACCTCACGATGGTCTCGGCACTCCTCTCGGCAGATCCGATCCCTGCGGAGAGTTTTGAGAGATTAGTGGTTAGATATTAG
- a CDS encoding Ig-like domain-containing protein: MKPNHSLLLVTLVVTFLISACSSPTPTPPKPEPKPEPKQTTITVSPESLSLIVGKSEQLSVKVSPKEVSVTYQSKNPAIATVDAQGLVTGVAVGETTVIVQAGEATKSVPVTVKEAPIQVPQELPMLKFGIPRNDDERIEDAEVIAYEQKLGRTQQEVDYRPSGFYGEGLTTIPAVVYGISIADDADLILAYSKESVSDCKRTQAMLYQLGFGEVQEAEVSNYLGDVKKGLRATLKSDPKVTVSMMDMPNEKLGTVMFIEFAKRINSNPLVQAKHGILSNVKDFPSLDALRTKDIEQFKAFEEKLALRTYRQNESPKDTHLFFRTEESNIQKTNLESAFYVAPSKDASGFGLIITQLLCLSSERDLRSQEFKQYLANNGFDKNYTVSGENVIDVYNAHGDRCRVTLVRLGQDDYVYQMYLFPKES; the protein is encoded by the coding sequence ATGAAACCAAACCATTCCCTTCTACTCGTCACCCTCGTCGTGACATTCCTTATCAGTGCTTGTAGTTCTCCTACACCCACACCTCCAAAGCCAGAGCCGAAGCCAGAGCCGAAGCAGACCACCATTACGGTCTCGCCTGAGAGTCTCTCCCTGATTGTAGGTAAGAGCGAGCAGCTCTCTGTAAAGGTCTCTCCTAAGGAGGTCTCTGTCACTTATCAAAGTAAGAATCCCGCGATCGCAACCGTTGATGCGCAGGGGCTTGTGACTGGAGTCGCTGTCGGAGAGACGACTGTGATCGTACAGGCAGGTGAGGCTACAAAGAGTGTCCCCGTGACTGTCAAAGAGGCTCCCATACAAGTACCTCAAGAGCTACCGATGCTCAAGTTCGGGATTCCTCGCAATGACGATGAGAGGATAGAGGACGCCGAGGTGATTGCGTATGAGCAAAAGCTAGGACGTACCCAGCAGGAGGTTGACTATCGTCCATCGGGCTTCTACGGAGAGGGGCTGACCACCATTCCTGCTGTGGTCTATGGTATAAGCATTGCTGATGACGCCGACTTAATCCTCGCCTATAGCAAGGAGTCTGTATCTGACTGCAAGCGCACCCAAGCGATGCTCTACCAGCTTGGCTTTGGTGAAGTACAGGAGGCCGAGGTGAGCAACTACCTCGGAGATGTCAAGAAGGGTCTGCGTGCTACGCTCAAAAGTGACCCCAAAGTGACTGTCTCGATGATGGATATGCCTAATGAAAAGCTCGGCACGGTCATGTTTATAGAGTTTGCCAAGCGAATTAACTCCAATCCTCTAGTGCAAGCAAAGCATGGGATACTTTCTAACGTCAAAGACTTCCCCTCTCTAGACGCTTTGCGAACCAAAGATATCGAGCAGTTTAAGGCCTTTGAGGAGAAGCTTGCACTACGCACCTATCGACAAAACGAATCGCCCAAGGATACGCACCTCTTCTTCCGCACAGAAGAGTCAAATATTCAGAAGACGAACCTTGAGTCCGCCTTCTATGTTGCACCTAGCAAGGATGCCTCTGGCTTTGGTCTGATTATAACTCAGCTGCTCTGCCTCTCTAGTGAGCGAGACCTGCGTTCGCAAGAATTCAAGCAGTACTTGGCTAACAATGGTTTTGACAAGAACTATACCGTTTCAGGCGAGAACGTCATAGACGTCTACAACGCTCACGGAGACCGTTGCCGCGTGACGCTCGTTAGACTAGGACAGGATGACTACGTCTATCAGATGTACCTCTTCCCAAAAGAGTCTTAA
- a CDS encoding AMP-binding protein — MYPDNLIKAYEASFREHFRQPALSDYATGYTISYRDLALQIAHLHYIYKETGIQRGDRIALMGADSVHWCVIFMATITYGAVIVPILQDFNAEDAKTIINHSEAKLLFIDDLILAKLNPEEDLPMVQTIFDLKKITWRYARSGMPYDYKQLLPFAPFVARFYPKGFRRSDIVYPEVGNDELVVINYTSGTTGFSKGVLITAGNLAGNALYAQKLDLMYSGEQIICFLPLAHTYSCAFNMLAALYIGVHTHILGKVPSPKILMKAFAEIRPVLIISVPLILEKIYKQSIVPVIERSTIKTLLRIPLLRKLVYRVIRKKLTDGLGGNFREVIVGGAPLSTEVAAFLHRIGFPLTVGYGMTECAPLISYSNHRHWVPLSAGRALPHMEIRIEVPEDFDQPLAPGVGEIQVRGDNVCLGYNKLPEINKHLFTTDGWMRTGDLGRLDKRGNLFILGRSKTMILGANGQNIYPEEIEAKLNNLHFVAESLVYQKNGRLEALVYPDELAAKQAGITIEEAWEQIKDQRKQLNAKLGSYEMVTKFVLQRTPFIKSPKRSIKRHLYKDGIEVSQTNG, encoded by the coding sequence ATGTATCCAGACAATCTCATCAAGGCCTACGAGGCGAGCTTCAGAGAGCACTTCCGACAGCCAGCTCTCTCGGACTACGCCACCGGCTACACCATATCTTATCGCGACTTAGCACTACAGATAGCGCATCTACACTATATATATAAGGAGACTGGCATACAGCGTGGCGACCGCATCGCTCTGATGGGCGCCGACTCGGTCCACTGGTGCGTCATCTTCATGGCTACAATCACTTACGGAGCTGTGATCGTCCCGATACTGCAGGACTTCAATGCCGAGGACGCTAAGACGATCATCAATCATAGCGAGGCGAAGCTTCTCTTTATCGATGACCTCATTTTGGCGAAGCTCAATCCTGAGGAGGATCTCCCGATGGTGCAGACTATCTTTGACCTCAAGAAGATCACGTGGCGCTATGCTCGCTCGGGAATGCCATACGACTACAAGCAGCTTCTTCCCTTTGCCCCCTTTGTGGCGCGCTTTTATCCCAAGGGTTTCCGTCGCTCTGACATCGTCTACCCTGAGGTGGGCAATGATGAGTTGGTCGTGATTAACTATACCTCAGGGACGACCGGCTTTAGCAAGGGGGTACTGATCACTGCGGGCAATCTAGCAGGCAATGCCCTCTATGCGCAAAAGCTCGACCTTATGTATAGTGGCGAGCAGATCATCTGCTTCCTCCCGCTGGCACACACGTACAGTTGCGCCTTCAATATGCTCGCAGCCCTTTACATAGGTGTCCACACGCATATCCTAGGCAAGGTGCCTTCGCCCAAAATCTTGATGAAAGCCTTTGCTGAGATACGCCCTGTGCTGATCATCTCCGTGCCGCTCATCTTGGAGAAAATCTACAAGCAGTCTATCGTGCCTGTCATAGAGCGCTCCACCATCAAGACACTCCTACGTATACCGCTCCTACGCAAGCTGGTCTACCGAGTGATCCGCAAGAAGCTCACCGACGGGCTCGGGGGTAACTTCCGCGAGGTAATCGTTGGTGGGGCACCACTCTCTACGGAGGTCGCCGCCTTCCTACATCGTATCGGCTTCCCGCTCACTGTCGGCTACGGCATGACCGAGTGCGCTCCGCTCATCTCTTATAGCAACCATCGCCACTGGGTGCCACTCTCTGCGGGTCGCGCCCTGCCACACATGGAGATACGCATCGAGGTGCCAGAAGACTTTGACCAGCCCCTAGCTCCAGGCGTCGGCGAGATACAGGTACGCGGTGACAACGTCTGCCTTGGCTACAACAAGCTTCCCGAGATCAATAAGCACCTCTTCACCACCGACGGCTGGATGCGTACGGGTGACCTAGGGCGTCTGGACAAGCGGGGTAATCTTTTTATCCTTGGTCGCTCCAAGACGATGATCCTAGGGGCTAATGGTCAAAACATCTACCCCGAAGAGATCGAGGCGAAGCTCAATAACCTCCACTTTGTAGCGGAGAGTCTAGTCTATCAGAAGAATGGCCGTCTCGAGGCTCTTGTCTATCCCGACGAACTGGCAGCCAAGCAGGCGGGGATAACTATCGAAGAGGCGTGGGAGCAGATCAAAGATCAGCGTAAGCAGCTCAATGCTAAGCTAGGCTCCTACGAGATGGTAACCAAGTTCGTTCTGCAGAGGACTCCCTTCATCAAGTCGCCCAAGCGCAGCATCAAGAGACACCTATATAAGGATGGCATTGAGGTGTCGCAGACCAATGGGTAG
- a CDS encoding leucine-rich repeat domain-containing protein has translation MKRLNTLFLSAALVTLTAAPELRAQTTDAPTTGESITIELTETKDKEINIGAFAPAGNAWIDINGDGVCQDNERLGRNSTRPEDYTDIFYMGPEIETFTLDEKTQMVHIYGEIEAIRFEKSYTQTSPISIDLSKATTPKYIRIYECEELTDVTFPTLEKNNCEVLLIQYTALQELDLSSFEKLKVLVTSFNEQLRSVKQTKCEDMEELDFSFTLIPSVDLSLTPALASLYLCKAQLSEIDLTPTPDLEWLSIGANYLTKIDLSKTPGLTYLSIYDNELKEIDVTPLSNLEILEVEQNKLTKLDLSKNTNLEELTLHLNEITSLDLSMLEELHYLSIFENNISEQAMQQVIDKMPRCKTMPEDEGDELWGAFYVVNTKSPNGNVCNTLQVAKLKEMGWKPYDVNGADPLDFMNGAVEYEGSTPTHVATPTSSDELQITCTPTAIRVEELAPRTVVTLFDAQGQLLTRVNSLRSPMVQISREALPAGAYILSIAGKSYKVVLD, from the coding sequence ATGAAACGACTGAATACCCTATTCCTATCAGCAGCTCTTGTGACGCTTACGGCTGCTCCTGAGCTGCGCGCTCAGACTACAGATGCCCCAACGACTGGTGAGAGCATCACGATAGAGCTGACAGAGACTAAAGACAAGGAGATCAACATCGGTGCCTTTGCTCCAGCTGGTAACGCTTGGATCGACATCAATGGTGATGGCGTTTGCCAAGACAACGAGAGACTAGGACGAAACTCTACTCGTCCAGAGGACTACACAGATATCTTCTATATGGGACCTGAGATAGAGACCTTTACTCTAGACGAAAAGACCCAGATGGTACATATCTACGGAGAGATCGAAGCTATTCGATTTGAAAAGTCATATACACAAACGTCTCCTATCAGTATAGACCTGTCTAAGGCAACGACACCGAAGTATATCAGAATCTATGAGTGTGAAGAGCTGACGGATGTGACTTTCCCAACCTTGGAGAAGAACAACTGCGAGGTTCTCCTCATACAGTACACTGCACTTCAGGAGCTCGATCTATCCAGCTTCGAGAAGCTGAAGGTACTTGTGACATCGTTTAACGAGCAACTCAGGAGCGTCAAGCAGACTAAATGTGAAGATATGGAAGAGCTAGACTTCTCCTTTACGTTGATCCCCTCTGTAGACTTGAGCCTCACGCCAGCACTAGCATCTCTCTACCTATGCAAGGCACAGCTCTCAGAGATCGATCTCACACCTACGCCAGACCTAGAGTGGCTATCTATCGGAGCGAATTATCTCACCAAGATAGACCTCAGCAAGACGCCAGGTCTCACCTACCTAAGTATCTACGACAACGAACTCAAGGAGATAGACGTGACCCCTCTGTCCAATCTAGAGATCCTAGAGGTCGAGCAAAACAAGTTGACTAAGCTTGACCTGAGCAAAAACACGAACCTAGAGGAGCTCACGCTTCACCTCAACGAGATCACCTCACTAGACCTCTCTATGCTTGAGGAACTGCACTACCTCTCTATCTTTGAGAACAACATCTCAGAGCAGGCCATGCAGCAGGTTATAGATAAGATGCCACGGTGCAAGACAATGCCCGAAGACGAGGGTGACGAGCTATGGGGTGCTTTTTATGTTGTGAATACAAAGTCTCCAAATGGCAATGTGTGCAATACCCTACAGGTTGCTAAGCTCAAGGAGATGGGCTGGAAGCCCTACGATGTCAATGGTGCTGATCCACTAGACTTTATGAACGGAGCTGTCGAGTACGAGGGCTCAACGCCTACCCATGTGGCTACCCCCACAAGCTCAGACGAGCTACAGATCACCTGTACACCGACGGCTATACGAGTAGAGGAACTGGCACCACGCACGGTGGTAACGCTCTTTGACGCTCAGGGACAGCTCCTGACGAGGGTCAACTCTCTGCGCTCTCCGATGGTACAGATCTCTCGTGAGGCACTCCCTGCAGGAGCCTATATCCTCAGCATCGCAGGCAAGAGTTACAAGGTCGTACTTGACTAA